The Sphingomonas sp. HF-S4 sequence CGCGGCGCTGGCGGACACGCGGCTGGCAGGGCGGTGGCTCGCGCATTTCGAGCGGGGGGAGTTGCAGGCGACCGCCGACCTCCTGGTGCGCGTTTATGGCGGGGGCATCGCGCCGGTCGAGCGCGCGGAAGCGACGCCGGATGTGCCGGTATCCGAGCCACCGCGGCAGGCGAGGGCTCGGATACCGGCGCTGGTCGAGGCGATCGCGGCGGCTCGTGCCGAGACGGGCGAACCCATCGCGCAAATGCTGATCGCGGTGTCGCTGCTAGCGGTGCGCCGGCCCGAACTGCTCGCGACCCGCGCCTTCGTCGAGGCGCATGCCGACTGGATCGAGGCGGCGACTGCGCAACCGCCGGCACGCGATGTCATCGAGGCGCTTGGCGCGGAAATGGCGGGGGCGGCCGTCCTGAAACCTTCATCGCGCACCGGTTCCCCGCAGGAAAGCCGCGGCGGAGCGATCGCGCCCGTCGAAGGGCCGCGCCCTGGAGGATCGATGCGCGCCATCGCCGATCGGCGGGATGACCTGACCGGGAGCGAGCCGGCATGCGCGACGACACCCGCCACGCCTCGGCAGGAGGCGCCCTTGGAGGCGATCGCCGTTCCGGTCGAGGCGCCGCCGCGCATCGTCGCGAGTGAGCATGCCGGGCTGTTCTTCCTGCTCAACATCTTTCTCGCGCTCGGCCTGTACGGCGATTTCACGCGACCGGGTCACGGGCTGCGCGGGCTTTCGCCGTTCGAGCTGCTGTTGCTGCTCGGGCGACAATGGCTTGGCCCCGGCCTTGCCGGCGATCCCCTCGCGCCGCTGTTGCGCGAGTTGGCGGGGCTGGGGCCGCGCGAACGGGTCGGCAGCAACTTCGAGGCGCCGGCGTGGCGCGTGCAGCCCGAATGGTTGGCGCCCTGGCCGGTGGCGCCTCAGCGTGCGATCCGGGGCCCCCACGGCACGAGCCGCTGGCATATGGCGGGCTTCCCGATCGCCGATGTCTGGCATGCGCCGCGCCCCGAATCCTGGATGCGCCGACGCTGGGTCGCGTGCCTCGGTCGCTATCTCGAGGCGCGGATCGCACGGGCGCTGGGGGAGGAAGACTACCGGGCGGCGGTGGCAATACTCGCCGATCGGCCCGGCACCATCCGCATCGACTCCGAGCGGATCGAGATCGGCTTCCTGCTCGACACCCACCCGCTCGGACTTCGCCTTGCCGGCCTCGATCGCGATCCGGGCTGGATCCCCGCGGCGGGGCGCAGCATCGGGTTTCGCTTCGCATGAGCCTCGCGCGCCTCGCCCGCGAGCCGGCCGTCCATCTGCGGCTGGCGCTGCTCGGCGCGGGCGCGACGCTCGCCGAGCAGATCGGCGAGGCTGCGCCCGGCTGGCTCGCCGACTATGCGACCGAGATCACGGCGCTGGCGGGCCAGTCGTTCTCGGCGGCGCAATGGCGCATGCGCATCGCCGAATGGGCGGGAGCGACGCCGGGGCTCCCGCTGGAACGGCTGGCTGCGGCGCTGGGCGATCCGCTGGCGATCGACCTGCTGCTCGCGATCGGGCTGGCTGGGGAGGATGCGCGGGTCGCCGGGCTGCTCGCCGAGGACGATCGGCTGACGCTGGCGACGCTCACCGCGCTGTGGCGATCCCATGCTGGTCAAGACGATCCGGTCGCGGTGCGGCGCGCGGTCAATCGGCTGGTCCAGATCGGCCTCGTCCTGGTGGAAAATCCCGAGGCGCCGCGCTTCGACTGGCGCGTCGCGGTCTCGGCGACGGCATGGGACGCGCTGAGCGGCGACAGTGTCGCGCCGCCCGGATGCCGGCTGATGCCGCCGGCGCAGTTGCCCGTACTCGAAGGCTTCATCGCCAGTGCTGAGGTGAAGCGGCATGCGCAGCTTCTGGCCGGCGCGATGGCCGAGGATGCGCTGCTGGTGCCACTGCTCCGCGGCCCCGAGCGCAACGGCAGGACCACGCTGGCCGGCGCGCTCGCGCGCGGGCTCGGGCAACCCTTGCTGCTGGCGCCGGCGGAGGCCGCAGCGCGTCCCGACGCCTGGGCGCAGATCGGGCTGTTCGCGTTCCTCACGAATGCCGTCGTCGCGCTGTCGCTGCCGGTCGGAGTGGGCGAGGTCCGTGACGTGGCGGGTTTCCCGCTCGATCCGGTTCGGCTGATCGTGATCACGGGACCGAGCGGCGGCGTGCGCCTTGCCGATCGTCCGCAGGTGACGCTTGCGATTCCGGCGCCGGATGTCGCCGAACGTGGCGCGCACTGGCGCGCAGTGCTTCCCGAGCCGGCGGCGAGCGATGTCGCACGGCTGGCGTCGGCCTTCCGGCTGACCGGGGGCACGATCCGGCGTGCCGCGGCGGGGGCGGCGCTGACTGCGCGCCAGGCGGGACGCAGCACGATAACCCGCGGCGACGTGCGGCTGGCGCTGCGCGACTTGCAGGACAGCCGGCTCGAAACCGTCGCGGCGCGGATCGATGCTGGGGATCGCCCCGAATTCCTAGCGCTAGAACCCCAGGCGCAGGACGAGCTCGACGCGCTCGCGACGCGCGCGCGCAATCGCGAGGCACTGGGCGCGCATGCCGGGCACGGAGCGGGAGCGATGGGAGTCCGCGCGCTGTTCGCCGGGCCGTCGGGCGCGGGCAAGACACTCGCCGCGCGGCGGCTGGCGCACGACCTTGCCCGCGACATCTGGCGCATCGACCTCGCTGCGACGGTTAGCAAATATATCGGCGAGACCGAGAAGGCGCTCGACCGCGCCTTTGCCGCCGCCGAGGATCTCGACACGATCCTGCTGCTCGACGAAGGCGATGCGCTGATGGCGCGGCGCACCGATGTCGGCAACGCGAACGACCGCTACGCCAATCTCGAGACCAACTTCCTGCTCCAGAGGATCGAGAGCTTCTCGGGCATCCTGATCGTCACCACCAACGCCCCGGACCGCATCGACAAGGCGTTCCAGCGGCGGATGGACGTGGTGGTGCCGTTCCGCGCGCCCGACGAGCTGCGACGCTACGAGATCCTCGAGCATCATCTCGGCGACCACCGCGCCGACGACGATCTGGTGCAGGAGATAGCGGTGCGCTGCGTGCTCTCGGGTGGGCAGTTGCGCAACGTCGCGCTCCATGCGCGGCTGCTGGCGCTCGACGCGGACGCGCCGATAAGCGACGAGATGCTGCGCCGGGCGGTGTTCCGCGAATACCGGAAGCTCGACTCGCATTGCCCGCTCAAGCCGTTGCTTTCGGCGGTGGGCTGAGATGCGCGGCACCGCGGCCCGGAAGAGCGCGGAGGCGACGCCCGCACCGCGTGCGGCCGAGCCGGGCAAGTCGAACGGCCATCGACGCGTCCAGACGTCGCTCAAGCTCTCCGATCCGGGCGATGCCGCCGAGCGCGAGGCAGTGGCGACCGCGCGCACGGTGATGCGGATGCCCGAGCCGGTGGTGAGCCCGCGCGCGCGCGTGCCGATGCTCGCGGCGCGCGCGCCCTCCGCCGCGCCTGCTCCCTCCAAGGCCCCGAAGGACGAGGTCTCGCCCGAGCTCACCGCCGAGATCAAGTCGCTGGCCGGCAGCGGCAGGCCGCTCTCCCCTGATACGCGCAGCTTCCTCGAGCCGCGCTTCAAGGCCAATTTCGCCGGGGTGCGGGTCCATACCGGCGGCAAGGCCGAGAACCTTGCGACGCGCCTCGGCGCGCGCGCCTTCACCTTCGGCAAGGACATCTTCTTCAACGCCGGCGCGTACAAGCCCGACAGCCCCGAGGGCATGGAGCTGATCGCGCACGAGCTGACGCACACGATCCAGCAGCGCGAAGTCGTCCAGCGCGACGTGATCCAGCGCGAAGAGGCAGTGACCGTCCAGCAGCGCACCGGGCCGGAGGTCCAGCGCGGCATCGTGAGCGAGGCGCTCGACTGGATCGCCGACAAGGCCAACGTCATCCCCGGCTTCCGGCTGTTCACGATCATCATCGGGCGCAACCCGGTCAACATGTCGAGCGTCGATCGCAGCGGCGCCAATATCCTGCGCGCGCTGATCGAGTTCATCCCCGGCGGCGGGCTGATCGTCCAGGCGCTCGAGAACCACGGCATCTTCGAGAAGGGCGGCAAGTTCATCGAGGACCAGTTCGCCGCGCTGCGCGACCTGGGCGGCGCGGTGCGCGACGCGCTGATGGAGTTCATCGACTCGCTCGGCTGGCGCGACATCTTCCGGCTGGGTAGCCTGTGGGACCGCGCCAAGCGCATCTTCACCACGCCGATCGACAAGGCGATCGCCTTCGGCAAGGGGCTGGTCACCGGGATCGCCGAGCTCGTCAAGGACGCGATCGTCAAGCCGCTCGGCCGATGGGCGGCGGCGAACATCCCAAAGTGGAACCTGCTCGTCGGCGTGTTCGGCAAGAACCCGATTTCCGACGAGGGCGAGAGCCCGGCGTCGCAGCTCATCGGCGCGTTCATGGAGCTGATCGGCCAGCAGGAGATCTGGCAGAACATCAAGCAGGGCAATGCCGTCGCAAAGGCCTGGGAATGGTTCCAGAAGGCGATGAAGGGCGCGCTGTCGCTGGTCACGTCGATCCCCGGCCGGGTGATGAGCACGATCCGCTCGCTGACGATTTTCGACATCGTCACGTTGGTCGGTGCGTTCCAGAAGATCGTCGGCGCCTTCTCGAGCTTCGTCGGCGATTTCATCGGCTGGGCGGGCGGCACGGTGCTGTCGCTGCTCGAGATCATCTTCTCGGTCGTGGCGCCGCAAGTGGTGCCCTATCTCAAAAAGGCCGGCGGGGCCTTCTCGAAGATCATCAAGGCGCCGGGGACGTTCATCTCGACGCTGGTCAAGGCCGGCAAGCAGGGCTTCAACCAGTTCAAGGCGAAGTTCGTCACTTATCTGCGCGATGCGCTGTTCAAGTGGCTGCTCGGCTCGGCCGAGGGCGCGGGCATCTATTTCCCCAAGAGCTTCGCGCCGCTTGAACTGCTCAAGCTGGGGCTGTCGGTGCTGGGGCTCACCTGGGCCAATTTGCGCGCCAAGCTGGTCAACGCGACCAACGAGACGGTCGTCAAGGCGCTCGAAGAAGGGTTCCAGATCGTCAAGACGCTTGTCAACGAGGGGCCGGCGGCGGCTTGGCAGGAACTGCTCAAGTCGCTCAGCAACCTGAAGAACATGGTGGTCGACGCCGCGATCGACTTCGTGAAGGGCGAAGTCGTCAAGATCGCGATCGAGAAGCTCGTGTCGATGCTCACGC is a genomic window containing:
- a CDS encoding ATP-binding protein gives rise to the protein MSLARLAREPAVHLRLALLGAGATLAEQIGEAAPGWLADYATEITALAGQSFSAAQWRMRIAEWAGATPGLPLERLAAALGDPLAIDLLLAIGLAGEDARVAGLLAEDDRLTLATLTALWRSHAGQDDPVAVRRAVNRLVQIGLVLVENPEAPRFDWRVAVSATAWDALSGDSVAPPGCRLMPPAQLPVLEGFIASAEVKRHAQLLAGAMAEDALLVPLLRGPERNGRTTLAGALARGLGQPLLLAPAEAAARPDAWAQIGLFAFLTNAVVALSLPVGVGEVRDVAGFPLDPVRLIVITGPSGGVRLADRPQVTLAIPAPDVAERGAHWRAVLPEPAASDVARLASAFRLTGGTIRRAAAGAALTARQAGRSTITRGDVRLALRDLQDSRLETVAARIDAGDRPEFLALEPQAQDELDALATRARNREALGAHAGHGAGAMGVRALFAGPSGAGKTLAARRLAHDLARDIWRIDLAATVSKYIGETEKALDRAFAAAEDLDTILLLDEGDALMARRTDVGNANDRYANLETNFLLQRIESFSGILIVTTNAPDRIDKAFQRRMDVVVPFRAPDELRRYEILEHHLGDHRADDDLVQEIAVRCVLSGGQLRNVALHARLLALDADAPISDEMLRRAVFREYRKLDSHCPLKPLLSAVG
- a CDS encoding DUF4157 domain-containing protein: MRGTAARKSAEATPAPRAAEPGKSNGHRRVQTSLKLSDPGDAAEREAVATARTVMRMPEPVVSPRARVPMLAARAPSAAPAPSKAPKDEVSPELTAEIKSLAGSGRPLSPDTRSFLEPRFKANFAGVRVHTGGKAENLATRLGARAFTFGKDIFFNAGAYKPDSPEGMELIAHELTHTIQQREVVQRDVIQREEAVTVQQRTGPEVQRGIVSEALDWIADKANVIPGFRLFTIIIGRNPVNMSSVDRSGANILRALIEFIPGGGLIVQALENHGIFEKGGKFIEDQFAALRDLGGAVRDALMEFIDSLGWRDIFRLGSLWDRAKRIFTTPIDKAIAFGKGLVTGIAELVKDAIVKPLGRWAAANIPKWNLLVGVFGKNPISDEGESPASQLIGAFMELIGQQEIWQNIKQGNAVAKAWEWFQKAMKGALSLVTSIPGRVMSTIRSLTIFDIVTLVGAFQKIVGAFSSFVGDFIGWAGGTVLSLLEIIFSVVAPQVVPYLKKAGGAFSKIIKAPGTFISTLVKAGKQGFNQFKAKFVTYLRDALFKWLLGSAEGAGIYFPKSFAPLELLKLGLSVLGLTWANLRAKLVNATNETVVKALEEGFQIVKTLVNEGPAAAWQELLKSLSNLKNMVVDAAIDFVKGEVVKIAIEKLVSMLTPAGAFIQAIISIYRTITFIVDKLAQIGRLVAAFIDGIAALANGIVGAAANKVESVLAQGLSLAISFLANFAGLGNIPKKVMQLIKKIQAPVNKAMDKVVTWIVEGARKLGKFVAQAGVPQDPNARLKLASTAAVAAAKRLSGKVTAPLLNAAFVVIQTRYALTSIDAFQRGGQWFARIVINPKTETPLETAGDAAEDPAAKAVLALVAANTKIFTIVPKAKATLVYTKSIDGYILDAGSDTEGPSIRRANRKKGLPELPAVHIGDTGVLTLGAKVHQKRSSEAEKLKMYRDVMTKLGLGNLLPHVTDANVNAALNSDVRNAMRNAILDSPKWQTLSAFNQMISSDSLTGPGMQGELFEAWVVRHFGSSQGISDSKIKYKTASGVGLMDRSAGDKIVEIKSRVRPPGVDPATADDLIPQTKFTVAAKDSEQFTRYNEILGGGVEMITKSSGKFTVPTAFSGARYYFNFRGVATLFNARMPEPLRSKTVFYLGGAVIRM